One region of Salvelinus sp. IW2-2015 linkage group LG6.1, ASM291031v2, whole genome shotgun sequence genomic DNA includes:
- the spon2a gene encoding spondin-2, which translates to MMSSKLLSCGWLQQLVVVLLKLTLSFAGPTNGTECTARGPASYILVFTGHWSPQTFPKQYPLFRPPAQWSKLIAITHNGQHRLFQEGALASIGVQNFAEVGVTVELVKGAKDARKRREVGAMYRTAGIPTGIGHSSTELLLQPRSPLLSLMVKVIPSPDWFVGVDSLNLCEGGQWKQEMTLDLQPLDSGTDSGFTFSSPNYPTVPQENITRITSQMPNHPANSFFYPRLTELPPIASIRLTRQSRSSARQTPMSNHILPHPIHPQRFSETPLDCEVSMWSSWGLCLGPCSRGGVRHRTRYILLRPANAGTPCPELEEQTECTPHNCLKRQ; encoded by the exons ATGATGTCATCGAAGCTCCTGTCCTGCGGTTGGCTGCAGCAGCTGGTGGTGGTGCTTCTGAAGCTCACCCTATCCTTTGCCGGACCGACCAATGGGACAGAGTGTACGGCCAGAGGTCCTGCCTCCTACATCCTGGTATTTACGGGTCACTGGAGCCCCCAGACGTTCCCTAAACAGTACCCACTGTTCCGACCTCCTGCACAGTGGTCCAAACTCATAG CTATCACTCACAACGGGCAGCATCGGCTGTTTCAGGAGGGGGCGCTGGCGAGTATAGGGGTGCAGAACTTTGCTGAGGTGGGGGTAACTGTGGAGCTGGTGAAGGGGGCGAAGGATGCCAGGAAGAGACGGGAGGTCGGTGCCATGTACAGAACAGCGGGCATCCCCACTGGCATCGGGCACAGCTCCACAGAACTGCTGCTGCAACCACGGAGCCCACTG CTCTCTCTGATGGTGAAGGTGATCCCTAGCCCTGATTGGTTTGTGGGGGTGGACAGTCTTAACCTCTGTGAGGGCGGCCAGTGGAAACAGGAAATGACCCTTGACCTCCAACCCTTGGACTCTGGGACGGACAGCGGCTTCACTTTCTCTTCACCCAACTATCCCACCGTCCCTCAGGAAAACATCACACGG ATAACTTCCCAGATGCCCAACCACCCAGCCAACTCCTTCTTCTACCCCCGTCTCACAGAGCTCCCGCCCATAGCCTCCATACGGCTGACCAGACAGAGCCGTTCATCTGCCCGTCAAACTCCCATGTCCAATCACATTCTGCCTCACCCTATCCACCCTCAACGCTTCTCAG AGACACCATTAGACTGTGAGGTGTCTATGTGGTCGTCCTGGGGTCTGTGTTTGGGGCCCTGCTCCAGGGGAGGGGTCCGCCATCGTACCCGCTACATCCTCCTGCGGCCGGCTAACGCCGGAACCCCCTGTCCCGAGCTGGAAGAACAGACCGAGTGCACACCACACAACTGTCTGAAGCGCCAGTGA